In Sphingobacterium sp. lm-10, one DNA window encodes the following:
- a CDS encoding DNA polymerase Y family protein, translating into MSKRCLSIWFPYLLTDWLTIRHQHLRDLPLVVVTTLQGRQVIRSANPLAVQSGIQVGMVLADAKAFLPTLKVVEEEVQWTNKLLQSIGYWCIRFAPLVSVDETNLGLLLDISGCAHLWGGESEYLNHISAKFEKRGYQVKFGLADTFGAAWAIARFAPTMSIVPVGEQVHMLSDMPPQALRIPIALVDKLHKLGLKTIGQFASMNRSVLRRRFGDQLLLRMAQAFGQEEEWLIPLIPPIPYEERLPCMEPISTAQGIEIALLKLLENLCLRLNNEGKGLRKATLKAYRIDGKLEKVRVQTSRATARIEHVMKLFALRIPDIEPALGIELFVLSAEKVEDMDAMQETIWEQHTGLADPTVAELVDKLKNRSVHCTVARFLPDTHYWPERAVRLANSLSEKNTIGWQSSRPRPARLLPQPTLISVTAPIPDYPPMLFHYQGAVHAIRKADGPERIEREWWLEDGEHRDYYQVEDEQGKRYWLYRLGHYGAEHEVKWYLHGFFA; encoded by the coding sequence ATGTCTAAAAGATGTTTATCTATCTGGTTTCCTTATTTATTGACGGATTGGTTGACGATCCGTCATCAGCATCTGCGTGACCTTCCTTTAGTAGTGGTTACTACCCTACAAGGAAGGCAGGTAATTAGGTCGGCCAATCCTTTAGCGGTACAATCTGGCATACAGGTAGGAATGGTATTAGCAGATGCTAAAGCTTTTTTGCCTACGTTGAAAGTAGTGGAAGAGGAGGTGCAATGGACGAATAAGCTATTGCAATCCATTGGCTATTGGTGTATACGCTTTGCCCCGTTAGTAAGTGTAGATGAGACGAATCTCGGGTTATTACTTGATATTTCTGGTTGTGCTCATTTATGGGGAGGAGAAAGCGAATACTTGAACCATATTTCTGCCAAGTTTGAAAAACGCGGCTATCAGGTTAAGTTTGGCCTGGCAGATACATTTGGCGCAGCCTGGGCGATAGCGCGTTTCGCCCCTACGATGTCTATTGTACCTGTGGGTGAGCAGGTACACATGTTGTCTGACATGCCTCCTCAGGCTCTTCGTATTCCGATAGCGCTGGTGGATAAGTTACATAAGCTGGGATTAAAGACTATCGGACAGTTTGCTTCGATGAATCGTTCTGTTTTGCGTCGGCGATTTGGTGATCAGCTTCTGCTGCGTATGGCTCAGGCATTTGGACAGGAAGAGGAGTGGCTTATTCCACTGATTCCTCCTATACCTTATGAAGAGCGGTTGCCTTGCATGGAGCCTATTTCCACTGCCCAAGGTATAGAAATAGCACTATTAAAGCTGTTGGAAAACCTATGTTTAAGGTTGAATAATGAGGGTAAAGGGCTCCGTAAAGCAACCCTAAAAGCCTATAGGATAGATGGAAAGCTGGAAAAAGTAAGGGTACAGACCAGCAGGGCTACTGCGCGTATTGAACATGTCATGAAGCTATTTGCGCTCAGAATACCGGATATTGAACCGGCATTGGGGATTGAGTTATTTGTTTTGTCTGCCGAAAAGGTAGAAGATATGGATGCTATGCAGGAAACGATCTGGGAGCAGCATACCGGATTGGCCGATCCTACTGTAGCAGAATTGGTCGATAAGTTAAAAAACCGAAGTGTACATTGTACCGTTGCCCGATTTTTGCCCGATACGCATTATTGGCCGGAACGTGCAGTACGTCTAGCGAATAGCTTATCAGAAAAAAACACCATAGGGTGGCAGAGCAGCAGACCCCGTCCAGCCAGATTATTGCCTCAGCCTACCTTAATATCCGTTACGGCACCAATACCTGATTATCCGCCCATGTTATTTCATTACCAGGGCGCGGTGCATGCTATTCGCAAAGCGGATGGCCCGGAACGTATTGAGCGAGAGTGGTGGCTTGAGGATGGAGAGCATCGGGATTATTATCAGGTGGAAGATGAGCAAGGGAAGCGCTATTGGTTGTACCGCTTGGGGCATTATGGGGCTGAGCACGAGGTGAAATGGTATCTGCATGGTTTTTTTGCTTAG
- a CDS encoding Error-prone repair protein ImuA, whose protein sequence is MENNKSTIVRELQQDILRWQGMTERRGLQAKVGLGAVERAFPNHVFPLASIHEFVSATAEDRAASSGFIAGILAKLMETDGVCFWISTAQIVYPPAMELFGISPDRIIFVHMGNEKEVLWAVEEALKCKGLVAVVGEVYTLSFVESRRLQLAVEQSQVTGFILRRAAQTSGSTACVARWQIQSVPSKQLGGLPGLGFPRWEVSLMKVRNGHPGNWLVEWSPSGFQIIPVSYAQTTKEELSQQTRQLGS, encoded by the coding sequence ATGGAAAACAATAAATCAACAATAGTTAGGGAATTGCAACAGGATATTTTGCGGTGGCAAGGTATGACAGAGCGTCGCGGATTGCAAGCGAAGGTCGGGTTAGGTGCGGTAGAGAGAGCCTTTCCAAACCACGTATTCCCATTGGCTAGCATACATGAATTCGTAAGTGCTACGGCTGAAGATAGAGCGGCTTCGTCGGGCTTTATCGCTGGTATCCTAGCTAAGCTAATGGAAACGGATGGCGTATGTTTCTGGATCAGTACAGCCCAGATTGTCTATCCGCCTGCCATGGAATTGTTTGGAATATCTCCCGACCGGATCATTTTTGTGCATATGGGAAATGAGAAAGAAGTGCTGTGGGCGGTAGAAGAGGCCTTGAAATGTAAAGGATTGGTTGCGGTAGTTGGAGAGGTGTATACACTAAGCTTTGTCGAATCCCGACGTTTGCAGTTAGCGGTAGAGCAAAGCCAGGTAACCGGTTTTATCCTACGTCGAGCTGCACAGACATCGGGTTCTACCGCTTGCGTGGCACGCTGGCAAATTCAATCTGTGCCCAGTAAGCAGCTGGGCGGTTTGCCTGGATTGGGTTTTCCGCGTTGGGAGGTATCCTTAATGAAAGTACGAAATGGTCATCCCGGTAATTGGTTGGTAGAATGGAGTCCATCCGGTTTTCAAATTATACCTGTTTCATATGCTCAAACTACTAAGGAAGAGCTAAGCCAACAAACGCGCCAATTAGGATCATGA
- the gap gene encoding type I glyceraldehyde-3-phosphate dehydrogenase produces MKIGINGFGRIGRLAFRAAVKREDIEVVGINDLVEPDYMAYMLKYDSTHGQFDGTVEVQDGNLVVNGKTIRVTAERDPANLKWNEVGAEIVIESTGLFLTQETAQKHIDAGAKKVVMSAPAKDDTPTFVMGVNHKSLTAEHTIVSNASCTTNCLAPLAKVLNDKFGIAEGLMTTVHAVTATQKTVDSPSAKDWRGGRGAYQNIIPSSTGAAKAVGLVLPELKGKLTGMSFRVPTADVSVVDLTVRLEKGASYEDIKTAMKEAAAGELKGILGYTEDEVVSTDFLGDSRTSIFDAKAGISLNDNFVKVVSWYDNEWGYSNKIIDLAQEIGKL; encoded by the coding sequence ATGAAAATTGGAATTAACGGATTTGGTCGCATTGGCCGATTGGCTTTTAGAGCTGCTGTAAAACGTGAAGATATTGAAGTTGTTGGAATCAACGATTTAGTAGAGCCGGATTACATGGCTTACATGTTGAAATACGATTCTACACACGGTCAGTTTGACGGTACAGTAGAAGTACAGGATGGAAATCTTGTCGTCAACGGTAAGACGATCCGCGTAACTGCAGAACGTGATCCTGCAAACTTGAAATGGAATGAAGTAGGTGCTGAAATTGTAATTGAGTCTACTGGTTTGTTCTTAACTCAGGAAACTGCTCAAAAACATATCGATGCAGGTGCTAAAAAAGTAGTAATGTCTGCTCCGGCAAAAGATGATACTCCTACCTTCGTGATGGGTGTAAACCACAAGTCTTTAACGGCTGAGCATACCATCGTTTCTAATGCATCTTGTACGACAAACTGTCTAGCTCCTCTGGCAAAAGTATTGAACGATAAGTTTGGTATTGCTGAAGGTTTAATGACTACTGTACATGCCGTAACAGCAACGCAAAAAACAGTGGATAGCCCGTCTGCAAAAGACTGGAGAGGTGGCCGCGGTGCTTACCAAAACATCATCCCTTCTTCTACGGGAGCTGCAAAAGCGGTAGGTTTAGTGCTTCCTGAGCTAAAAGGAAAATTGACAGGTATGTCATTCCGCGTGCCTACAGCAGACGTTTCTGTAGTAGATTTAACGGTTCGTTTGGAAAAAGGTGCATCTTACGAGGATATCAAAACTGCGATGAAAGAAGCTGCTGCTGGTGAATTGAAAGGTATTTTAGGATACACAGAAGATGAAGTAGTATCTACTGACTTTTTAGGAGATTCCCGTACGTCAATCTTCGATGCAAAAGCAGGTATTTCTTTGAATGACAACTTCGTGAAAGTGGTATCTTGGTACGACAATGAGTGGGGTTATTCTAACAAAATTATCGATTTAGCACAAGAGATCGGTAAATTGTAA
- the pfkA gene encoding 6-phosphofructokinase → MTSIKRIGVLTSGGDAPGMNAAIRAVVRTAIYHDIKVTGIYRGYEGLIENDLFDMDSRSVSSIITQGGTMLKSARCPEFRTKEGRATAYENLKNADIDALVTIGGDGTFTGAEVFSEEYDIPVMCIPGTIDNDLFGTDYTIGYDTANNTVIEAIDKIRDTAASHSRLFFVEVMGRDSGCIALNAGVAAGAEAILMPEKDTAIDELIEMLEDGKGLNKSSMIVIVAEGEKNGGAYHVAKRVKEKFDFFDTKVSILGHLQRGGSPSSFDRILATRMGYHAVKELLNGNSKSTIGFKGNKIVTTPLHVALHSDVFKLDEELLEISKVMSI, encoded by the coding sequence ATGACAAGCATAAAAAGAATAGGCGTATTGACATCCGGGGGTGATGCTCCTGGTATGAACGCAGCCATCCGCGCTGTAGTCCGTACCGCCATATATCATGATATTAAAGTTACTGGTATTTATCGAGGTTATGAAGGATTAATTGAAAACGATTTGTTTGATATGGACAGTCGTTCAGTGAGTTCCATCATTACGCAAGGAGGTACCATGTTAAAGTCGGCACGCTGTCCTGAGTTTCGGACGAAGGAAGGACGTGCTACGGCGTATGAAAATTTGAAAAATGCGGATATCGACGCATTGGTAACCATTGGTGGAGATGGAACTTTTACCGGTGCCGAGGTTTTTTCGGAAGAGTATGATATCCCAGTGATGTGTATTCCCGGAACGATAGACAATGATCTGTTCGGTACAGATTACACGATTGGTTATGATACGGCAAATAATACCGTAATTGAGGCGATCGACAAGATTCGTGATACGGCCGCATCGCATAGCCGTTTGTTTTTCGTCGAAGTGATGGGGCGCGACTCAGGTTGTATCGCGTTGAATGCAGGAGTTGCCGCTGGTGCAGAGGCCATTTTGATGCCGGAAAAAGATACTGCTATTGATGAGCTGATCGAAATGCTAGAAGATGGTAAGGGGCTAAATAAATCCTCGATGATCGTGATTGTAGCAGAGGGGGAGAAAAATGGCGGAGCCTACCATGTGGCAAAGCGCGTGAAAGAAAAATTTGATTTTTTTGACACAAAAGTTAGTATCTTAGGGCACTTGCAACGGGGCGGATCTCCTAGTAGTTTTGATCGTATTCTGGCAACCCGAATGGGCTATCATGCGGTTAAAGAATTGCTGAATGGGAACTCTAAGTCGACAATCGGATTCAAAGGAAATAAGATTGTCACTACGCCGCTCCACGTAGCTTTGCACAGCGATGTATTCAAGCTGGACGAGGAATTGTTAGAGATTTCTAAAGTGATGTCTATATAG
- a CDS encoding NUDIX domain-containing protein, translating to MHSQFTIDCVILSFDNGKLQVLLTERNEYPYKDWWSIPGYFVEKYEEMEDAVYRICHEMTGLKNIVMDQLAAFAGVKRHPEGRILTVAYLAFVQYDNIKNKIKPVSSYMKQAKWFAVDDLPDLAFDHLEIVTKSLDRLKNTISYSASLYELLPEKFTLTQLQQLHEAILGKTLDKRNFRKKINTLGYLKPLDEYQKGVSYRAAKLYKLDRRKFQKVIGQG from the coding sequence GTGCATTCTCAATTCACCATCGATTGCGTTATTTTAAGTTTTGACAACGGGAAGTTGCAGGTATTACTTACCGAGCGAAATGAATACCCCTATAAAGACTGGTGGTCTATTCCTGGCTATTTCGTAGAGAAGTATGAAGAGATGGAAGATGCTGTATACAGGATTTGCCATGAGATGACGGGGCTTAAAAATATCGTGATGGATCAGCTAGCTGCTTTTGCCGGAGTCAAACGCCATCCTGAAGGTCGTATCCTCACTGTGGCATACCTGGCTTTTGTACAGTATGATAACATCAAAAATAAGATTAAACCGGTTTCCAGCTACATGAAACAGGCAAAATGGTTTGCGGTAGATGATTTACCAGATTTGGCCTTTGACCACCTGGAGATCGTCACTAAAAGTTTGGATCGTCTAAAGAATACGATTTCTTACTCCGCATCTTTATACGAGTTGCTTCCCGAAAAGTTTACCCTTACCCAATTGCAGCAGCTGCACGAAGCTATTCTTGGAAAAACATTGGATAAACGTAATTTCCGCAAAAAAATAAATACACTGGGTTACCTAAAACCCCTGGATGAATACCAGAAAGGTGTTTCCTATCGCGCAGCCAAACTGTACAAATTGGATCGCCGCAAATTTCAGAAAGTAATCGGCCAGGGATAG
- a CDS encoding TetR/AcrR family transcriptional regulator encodes MSETKKEQIIEAALKRFSHFGFQKTSMNEIADDLRITKANLYYYYADKSTLLSDCIKSVINEMTEREYEIIQAYEGGLLGTIFSLFELHVGYAKDYYMLSLYEKAEIIREISMQCMVHEFDQRNTENLRILFQRAIDAEELILHDMEIATISFHEIIKSLSMFHRISDIITGIPNIDNTDKILASQKRAAKFILEGKLISKK; translated from the coding sequence ATGTCAGAGACTAAGAAAGAACAGATCATAGAAGCAGCACTGAAACGATTTTCCCACTTCGGTTTTCAGAAAACTTCTATGAACGAAATTGCGGATGATTTGCGCATTACGAAAGCGAATCTTTATTACTACTATGCCGATAAGTCGACTTTGTTAAGCGACTGTATAAAGTCGGTCATCAATGAGATGACAGAGCGGGAGTATGAAATTATACAGGCTTATGAAGGCGGTTTACTAGGCACAATTTTCTCTTTGTTTGAGCTACATGTGGGCTACGCAAAAGATTATTATATGCTATCTTTATATGAGAAAGCAGAAATTATCCGTGAGATAAGCATGCAATGCATGGTGCACGAATTTGATCAGCGAAACACCGAAAATCTACGCATTCTTTTTCAACGAGCAATCGACGCAGAGGAATTGATATTGCATGACATGGAGATCGCTACGATCTCCTTCCACGAAATTATTAAAAGTCTATCTATGTTTCACCGCATTTCCGACATTATTACCGGCATTCCCAACATTGATAATACAGACAAAATATTAGCCAGCCAGAAGCGGGCTGCGAAATTTATATTAGAAGGAAAATTAATTAGTAAAAAATAA
- a CDS encoding TolC family protein, with translation MKRIKLIAIMVSGLLATPSLFAQEKLTLQQAIRYALEHKVDAQKSKLDIANAENKIDETRSSALPQISANGGFTYNPIIQQNAIDIGALGGVTPPTEGEAPVVGGTAGQLVLVAFGTPWVSSNTVTLNQQIFNQALFTGLKAAKTSREFYRINHALTEEQLIEKIANAYYEVFQTQQTLKTVQTNLDNTRKSLGIIKGLYESGLQKKIDLDRMQVAVTNLESQKQQTLNGLELQNNALKFAMGMDISRNIVLPEETFQVDISKIFEEANSELRTEILLMDKQAELLELNKKATIAEYYPTVSMNANYGVMGFSRDFFLTSPRSSQWADFSAIGLTINIPIFNGFATRSKVRQAEVELQTLRYDRMDTKLALDLANENAKSQLKNSILVIRSNEDNVKLAKEVLADTENNYKNGLATLTELLDAEKAFADAQNNYTTSLLDYKVAEVQLIKAKGELRSLINE, from the coding sequence ATGAAACGTATAAAACTGATCGCCATTATGGTGTCGGGCTTATTGGCCACACCTTCCTTATTTGCACAGGAAAAACTGACCCTGCAACAGGCTATCCGCTACGCGCTGGAGCACAAAGTTGATGCGCAGAAATCAAAGCTGGATATTGCCAATGCAGAAAATAAGATCGATGAAACCAGATCCAGTGCACTTCCGCAGATCAGTGCCAATGGCGGATTCACCTACAACCCGATTATTCAGCAAAACGCGATTGATATTGGCGCACTAGGTGGTGTAACCCCTCCCACCGAAGGCGAAGCACCGGTCGTGGGTGGCACCGCAGGCCAGTTAGTACTCGTAGCTTTTGGTACACCTTGGGTATCTTCTAATACGGTTACGTTAAATCAGCAGATTTTCAACCAAGCGTTGTTCACCGGATTGAAAGCAGCAAAGACATCCCGTGAGTTTTATCGCATTAACCACGCACTTACCGAGGAGCAACTGATCGAAAAAATTGCCAACGCTTATTATGAGGTTTTTCAGACTCAGCAAACGTTAAAAACGGTACAAACCAACCTCGATAACACTCGCAAAAGCTTAGGCATTATCAAAGGATTATACGAATCTGGGTTGCAAAAAAAGATTGATTTAGATCGTATGCAAGTAGCGGTTACGAACCTCGAATCACAAAAACAGCAAACTTTAAATGGCTTAGAATTACAGAATAACGCCTTAAAATTCGCTATGGGAATGGATATATCAAGAAACATCGTACTTCCAGAGGAAACTTTTCAGGTAGACATATCCAAAATTTTTGAAGAGGCTAATTCGGAGCTTAGAACAGAAATTCTTCTCATGGATAAACAAGCAGAATTGTTGGAATTAAACAAAAAAGCAACCATCGCTGAGTATTATCCTACGGTTTCTATGAACGCAAACTATGGGGTAATGGGGTTCTCTAGAGACTTTTTCTTGACCAGCCCAAGATCGTCGCAATGGGCCGACTTTTCTGCCATTGGATTAACCATTAATATCCCTATTTTCAATGGTTTTGCGACTCGGAGTAAAGTACGTCAGGCAGAAGTAGAATTACAAACGTTGCGCTATGACCGCATGGATACTAAACTGGCATTAGACCTTGCTAATGAAAATGCAAAATCACAATTGAAAAACAGCATATTAGTAATCCGCTCTAACGAAGACAATGTGAAGCTAGCCAAAGAAGTGCTAGCCGACACCGAGAACAACTATAAAAACGGCTTAGCTACCTTAACAGAGCTATTAGACGCTGAAAAAGCATTCGCGGATGCGCAAAATAACTATACAACATCCCTATTGGATTATAAAGTTGCCGAAGTACAGCTTATCAAAGCAAAAGGAGAATTGAGATCACTAATTAACGAATAA
- a CDS encoding efflux RND transporter periplasmic adaptor subunit, which yields MKRTIITVLIIAAALAGIVYLLQKNKAKNESETQQAAATNPKVSVRTDTATNRMMNLAYLANGTFEPKQMVTVSAETQGRVVRVSVDEGSQVRAGQTLAVVESDRINVNVANADVNLNQAKRDLDRYESAFKSGGVTEQQLEQARSQYETAKNNYRTAELNAGDVTIKTSVSGIVNHRKIEPGTYVSPGTAAFDIVNVSSLKLRVNVDEKNVATLSVGQQVEVAASVYPENKYTGKITFIAPVADGSLNFPVEIEVQNTANQALKAGMYGTATFGANKQADVLIIPRTAFVGSVSDNRVFVARDGKALDTKVVSGRNFGNYIEVLSGLQPGDVVVTSGQINLMDGAEIEIIK from the coding sequence ATGAAACGCACCATTATTACAGTACTAATCATAGCCGCCGCACTAGCGGGCATCGTTTATTTATTACAGAAGAATAAAGCAAAAAACGAGTCGGAAACCCAGCAGGCCGCTGCTACCAATCCAAAAGTATCCGTACGTACCGACACGGCAACTAACCGGATGATGAATCTGGCCTATCTAGCAAATGGCACTTTCGAACCGAAGCAAATGGTAACCGTATCTGCCGAAACACAAGGACGTGTAGTACGCGTGTCCGTAGACGAAGGTAGTCAGGTTCGCGCCGGACAAACGCTAGCCGTAGTAGAGTCAGATCGCATCAACGTGAATGTCGCCAATGCCGACGTCAACTTAAATCAAGCAAAACGCGACTTGGATCGATACGAAAGTGCCTTCAAATCTGGCGGTGTTACCGAGCAACAATTGGAGCAAGCGAGATCACAATACGAGACGGCAAAAAACAACTACCGCACCGCCGAATTAAACGCAGGCGACGTAACGATCAAGACTTCCGTGAGCGGGATTGTAAACCATCGCAAAATTGAACCGGGCACCTACGTTAGTCCGGGTACAGCTGCTTTTGACATTGTCAATGTAAGCTCTCTAAAGCTTCGTGTGAATGTAGATGAAAAAAATGTGGCAACATTGAGCGTCGGACAACAGGTAGAAGTAGCCGCCAGTGTATATCCAGAAAATAAGTACACAGGTAAGATTACTTTCATCGCACCTGTAGCAGATGGTAGTTTGAACTTCCCAGTAGAAATTGAAGTTCAAAATACGGCAAACCAAGCATTGAAAGCAGGTATGTACGGAACAGCTACCTTCGGAGCTAACAAGCAGGCAGATGTATTGATTATTCCACGCACCGCTTTTGTAGGTTCGGTAAGCGATAATAGAGTATTCGTAGCGCGCGACGGTAAAGCATTGGACACTAAGGTAGTATCTGGCCGTAATTTCGGCAACTACATTGAAGTGCTTTCCGGCTTGCAGCCAGGTGATGTGGTCGTAACCTCCGGTCAAATCAACTTGATGGACGGCGCCGAGATCGAAATTATTAAGTAA